ttaaaatgatgATACAAAATTTTTTGATACATCACTTTAGTTGTTGAATCACTTTCAAGGAATTTTATAGTGGTAAATGAATATGATTTTGGTTTATGATGCTTTAGAAATTCATTTGATAGTGTAAGTTGAAGTTTAGTTTGAGTTTTGATGTCTACTCTTTAGATTTCATGCTTTACTTTTGTAGTTTTCATGATAATTATGTTAGTGTTAGAGCTTATGATATGTAGGTTCATTAGAGTTTCTAAACTGCAATTATTTTAGGTAGAATTAGGTAGAAGAATGTCTCTTTTAATTCTTGTGTGATGCATTTAGTTTTCTTAAACTTCAATAGGCATATCTAGTAATTGCTATTAGGTTCTGTTCctgtttttattagtttgaatTCTGTAGTTCATTTTAGATTCTGCTTGtgcacatatttttttttttaatttctttattttcattttatgtcCCCACCTAGTTTAGTagtaaataattagtaaataataagACTTTAACTCTACATTTTGAAACTTGATTTTTGTCGAGTCTACGGATTGATATCTTGGTTAGCCTTGtattacattagtggggaccaatTTTGTTCTGCTTTAGGCGACTAAAAAGCATTTTAACactgctactatttgacttaactTTTATAACTGTCTAAGGACAATGGACTTGATTAGTAGCCTAGTCGACTATAGGAGTGCccgatttatagaaaactataaatagacgtgcccCAGTTGATCATAGAGACTTTGgaaattctaacactttcattttttatttacagattgtgatctctgagaatttgctccaagaactcatcaagaagactatgttgatctatctttgaagaggttctttaATGGAGAAAGATTTATGTGCTTACTGGATGATCATACCCTGCACATTGTGGTGCTCATCtgctgatcaagatttctatcaatctttgtaaagattgttgttgtgttcctgttgtgattacaggggattgactcgtggagtctggacactttgaggattgttaaaagtgggttaaagattgcagaagaggggatatcttacTGCACATCTTTGTTGTGTGTATTacttatattttggttagagggttagagaggtgttttatatttttgacgtagaggtctctataaaagccttgttgtaaaaaccttgaccattatagttcatttgcttccggattgtggaaggatactagatgtaggcattgaggccaaaccagtataaaaatctaaGTTAGAATTCTCTATCCCTTTACATTAAGTCGATTTTACTGCTTTCATAGTCAACTTAGTATTTTCCGCtacaattgaaattttcattccttgtgattcaagaaactttgtaaaggtttatagtttgcgaaaaagattttaaaaagtctctgattttgaaacctcaccaattcacacccatcttggtgttgaaacgaagcctacttgttttccaaaaaataattattaattaacaaatataatcggaataaaacaattataagaaTGTATTGACCAAAATACCAAACCTTGAGGGCTAACCATCCAAGCTTTTTAGCATTAGTAGTTGATTTCCCTAACAACATCATATGTGCTGtaaataaactatgaaaaaaagaatgtaTTAAGATAcacttatataacaaataaagtttataacATTGAAGTTCTTACCAATCTACAACTTGTTTGGACAAAGACTTGTATAATGAATAAAACCACTTGTTTGGACAAAGACTTGTACAATGAATAAAACCACACAATAATGTTGTCTGGTAGGGAAACAACAAGTAGTTGCCAATGTTGCTTGAAACagataaaaacttatttgttatgtcttaaaatctcaGATGAAACtttcaaattaacaaacaacACTTACCTAGCAAAATAAGTGACAAAATatatcttcttcctttgtcCAAAGCAATTGGTACATATTGTTGGATGTCATCAAATTTATTGCTTTTATGAGTGAGTTGGAGGTTAATGAACTCATAGACATCATTGAACCCTAAATTGTTTCTGAATCAATGGACATCTTCTTATACACATGCGCTTGGGAAATATCTTTTGTGCTAACATTATAGATCATGTCCTATATTTTGTCTTCTTCCAATTGATCTTCCATGGTGCAATCAAATACATGTTTAGATCGAGAGACAATTGGAGAGATcgttaaaaaatgtattaattttttgtgCCATGTCAATGTTGTATAACATCAAAGGAAACCATCACAAGTAAGATGTTCCCTAATTTCAATTatgttcaactttctcccattcaagcAGTTGACACAATGACATATAAACTTCACTTCATTATCACTTCTACCATCATTACGTTGtgcaaattatataaattcttcTACTCCTCTCTCGTACTCAATATTGATGCGTGGAACATTAATCAAATCTCGATCCATACGTATATATgctaaaattatttacaaaatttcagTAATATTAATGATCACTTTGATTGCTTTTGTATTCAAGGTTTGACCATATCCCATTCAGTAAGACTcactttctttagtttattgaacatataaattttaaacaacatatctAAAATTTCATGAGATTTTGCTAGCATTTTAACATTGGTCTTCAGGTTACAAGAAATGAAAGTGATTAAAAATCACAACCAAATATGCACTCGAAgatcaatacaaaacacaattgcaaatattcatgaattttaagacatgtatattaaaatttatatgcattaataaactatgaaaaagtGATCACTCTTCTTAAATTGTCCAATTGGACAATTCAAGATTAAatactataaattataattactatcccctataatattcatttttaaagcaTACATTTCTTCATCAAACTTGAAAACaatgtataatttttgtattgaatctcAAACGGAAAACTAAGACTAATtcaatacaatataatatattttcacatACAATTAATCATATATCAAACACACAAGAATTGAATAACCTACTacaacattatataaaaatagatactcatattaaaaaataaatttaagacaaAAAATAGGAACCTGGAAGcgaaaaaaggaagagaataaTGGAGAACGGTTCAACTACTTGCGTTTTCAAATGCATCAAAAGCTCACCATAATAAAACAATACATGGACATAAATACAAGAGACTTATTAGTCTCAAGAACCAAAAGTAACTCAAAACCTCCACAAAAAAAGTAAGGAACGAAGAAACCAAAGCTCACCGTAGAAAAAATTCAACGTATGAATTAAAGAAGACAATGACCATGAAATCCAGAAAACATTAATGGAGGCAATGAAGACGACAAAGGAGACAATGACCACAACAAGGAGGCAATGAAGCTGTATTACGAGAAATGAGGGTTCAAGAGCAATAAGGATACTCAAAAGAAACTGTAAAGGGTTCTATGAATTTGCACATTTTTCACCACTATAAAGACATACTACCTCGGTTATTTTAATAACCGAAGCAATATCCACTTTATGGCCTCGGTTGTACTAAGAACTGATGCCAAAAGTTCAAcgaaaaatttagaaaataaaagttttggaGTCAAATATGACTTTTGGCTCACACCTTTGGCCTCAATTCTTTGTAAAATTGAAGTAAAAGGAGTCTATGACACTGGTTCTTTGAACAACCAAGGTCATAACATCCCTTCTGAATCTGAACAATAtgaaaatttcttttgttgGTGTAAAGTCAAGAATTTATGGTAGTGATTCAGTAAAGAACTGAGACCATAGACTTGTTCAAAATCAGAAAAGTATGATATAATCTCTCTATAGGGAGAATGTCAGGACCCTCTACGACTTCATTTATGTGAATAACCAAGGTCATAGACCTGTTCAAAATCTGAAAAGTCTAACATAATCTCTCTACATGGGAATGTTAGGATCTTATGACGTTGATTCTGTGAACAATTAAGGCCATAGGTCCTGACTAATGTGTACTGAAGTAGAAGTTTAAATTTGTGCAAATGTGGTCCACCTTTAGGTTTTGGGTATTTTTTAACCGATGCCAGTGGTCCACCTTTATGATGTTttagaaacgtgtttgaaacaacaaataaagttaaaaaaaatttggtaaaaaggactaaaaccagagttttctaaagttgaaggactaaattgtaccttagttggaaagagagactaaaaccaaaatcgccccaaagtataaggactaaaaacatatttaacccttattattattattattattattattattattattattattattatatatatatatatatatatatatatatatatttatttattgatgaatagctgaatttaaaatcatactgttttataaaatttaaacttgataaaaaaattattttttgacgtCCAGGTGAATCATTTGATAAtctattttaaagataaaatagtcatttaaaagtaaatttgtatatttataaaagaaaaaaaaatataaaaatagtgtcaaatgTGAAAAATTGTTAAGTATCCAAATACTATTGTCCCAATTTGTAATCATATTTATTCaaactaaacaattttaaaatgaaacgtGTTAGTATCAAAGTGTTTCCATGACCTAATCTTATCAACCTTTACCTTTTTCACTCTATAAATAACAGCAATAGGTACCTCTGCCCTTCACACATTGTTTGTAGGTTCATTCTAATGGCTCTCCCTATTTGTGTCACCATTATATTAATTTCGTCCCTTTTTCTGATATCTAACGATGGCGTTGAAGCGTTTCACAGCATATATCCTGATCTCCAATCCATTTCAGTGCCTTCTGTGACCAAACTTCACAGAACTGCATACCATTTTCAACCTCGTAGGAACTGGATCAACGGTAAACTTTACACTTTCTTATTCATTACACTTACACTgcaataaaaaacaattcaaaattttattttaataaattaacttaACTTCACAACCATCTAAAGTATATTAATATCTAAACTATATATACTTCATTCCAATACATACTTTCTAATTTCCATTAAAAAGttctttttgtaaaataaactgacttttatatatatatctatatatatatatatatatatatatatatatatatatatatatatatatatatatatattagtttttaaagaAAGGAGGGTTGAATGAAAAGTGTTGACTCACTTCAGCCTATCATTCATTGAATTTAACCTACCTTGTCTTTCATTACTAGTATTATCTACTATGATATTACCTAAACAATAACATCAATATAATTCTATTATTGGAATCAGTGTTCAGCTCAATCCTAAAAGCATTGATTCATTTCCTTTGAAGTTCCGACCATGTGACAACAGAAAATTGAAATCTCGTAATCATCAAATTAAGAACCAGACATTAAATTTCTCTCAAtcctataaaattaatatataacatttgcaactactttatatattataaatttgtatttatatgtaattaatgCAAGATCaccaacaatatatatatatatatatatatatatatatatatatatatatatatatatataaaagttatattaattttcttgtaAACTAAAAATTTACAGAGATGTGAGATTCCTCAGTACTTTATCTTGACTACCTTGGGACAAATATAACTGGGAAGGCGTATAAGAGcatgtttctttgtttagaAACTTAGGAACAGAAAttctttgaattaaaatatgaacCTAAGAAAACAAGTGTTTTAGTGCCTTTTTGCATGCCCTTCTAGTTGATTCTACAGTCATGAAAGAGTAACTCTTTTGCAGAACACAGTCACATGCATCAAGCTAACTGGTGCTTTAGTGCGATGTAGTGTAGATTTGAGTATATGAGAGACTCTGTTAGATGGAATGGTTCTGTAGTGGCATAGAATGTCAGACTTTGTTGGAAAAACGAAGATAGTAACATTGATATGGTATTAAACTTTTGTGCACCTACTTAGGTGCTTGAATATATTTATgccaaaactgaaaaaaaagttaagggTTACTGTGgggtttcctttttcattacaAAGATGCATGCCATTTTTAAGAGCAAGAAAATGGTTATGTATGTTTCATGCATTTAGTGCATATTTCACCTTTTTCTATCTCTTACATTTTTGTGCTATAATATGAAATCAACTTCTCNCCATCATNAACCCCAATAATAGTAAGATTCGAGAGTGGCCTATGTTCCAAAATAGTGAAAACTTCTATTCAGAATTTGAAGTTTCACCTTACTTGTTTACACAATAATTTGATACATACTATTAtacaaattaatgaaataaaactcTATTTCAGTTAATTGAAGAACagtgtaaaaaagaaaatacttaaaataactGTATATAAGTATTGACTTTCTAAAAAAGTGATCAGAAATTGAGACCTATTCCATCTTTTTTGTGATGGACCACTAACACACAGAGATGAANgactcattttttattaatatggaAAATAACAGCATGTGTTGAAAGTTTCATAATTTGTTTCATAAACATAACTTGGTCGTTTTTAATCTTACCTCATTCTTAGCATTTAGGATTACAAACTGGTTTGCTGTGTTATCATATTGATGAAAATTGATACAAATTAACATGCTCACATGCAGATGCAGTGTCTTATCTTATCTCAgtgaaaaacatatatcatgTAGTTAACAATTTATTCTCCtctaacataaattatttttcttattcatctacttttttattctttttttttccatcatgtTCCTACTTATGTTatgaattaaaatgtatttgacattatttattctttacaaaatattttctaatctAAAAACAATCGTAAAAGTACCAACTTATTTTTtctgtagttttttttttttattatttcaatggTTTATTTTGTTTGCAATATTATGtctatgatttttaaaaatcagaAACAAAAATTGATCTTATATCATTTATGAAAGGAATACTAATTAAAAGCTAtcttaaaaattagttttcgttttctttttgttctataatctaattattatattgtattGGCAAGCTCCATAAATAATTAAGTGGTTTAATACTGATGGTCATAAATAGGTCATGCGATTTAGTACACGTTAGTAAACAAACTTAACTGAAAGTCAtcaataattacttataaaaatataaagtggTTAAGTTTTAAACATGAAAGATAACATCCTTGcccttaattatatattagttaAACTAAATCAATTAACAAAATACCTTATATCTTAATAtgtaaaaaactttattttccagaaaaaagaatgtaaaataGTTTTGTAACTTAGACACGTACGCATATGCAATTAGACAATGATACGTATATTGTTAATTAATGTAATCAGCTAATAATGTTTATCGGTCTATATATAGGCAACCAAGATTTcggttctttaaaaataaagtttgaaaattaggtttatgttttaaatattgagtttatttaataaGTGAACTTTGTGACATAAAACCTTGTTTTCTTTATAATGGAGTGCTGATATTCTTTGCTTTCTGATTCTTTCATGGTGTCAATCTTGTGCACTTGCATCTATCAATCTTCGCCACAAACAGATCCAAATGGTGAGTGTGTTCTTCCTTCACTTTGATTAGATTTcccttctattttctttctatttttgatCAACATGTATTGAGTTATTGTTATTAAAGAAAGTTAGCAAATACCGTTtccaatacttttaataatacattattttgtattggaTAAAATTACATCAAAAATGCAATATctagaaaattttataatcaatttcatccaacaataaaaaaaaatatgttaataatatattactaggtagaatttctttttttataattagtttttatacaagtatttttcttttcacatcaACCAACCATTGTATTTTCTCTGGTATGACAAGTTTTCATGTCAAGAAATGATACAAATTTACTTTCTTTGTCCTATATCATAAGACATTATTCTGTAATTTTGTTATcctttttataacaatttttctaATGATCCATAAAACATCCTtggttattatatttatttacgaAAAATGAAGTCCCTTGAACAACATGGCAGGTCCCATGTACTACAATGGAGTCTACCATCTATTTTACCAATACAACCCAAAAGGAGCAGTTTGGGGTAACATTATATGGGGCCACGCAGTATCAAAGGATCTCATCAATTGGAAAGAACTTGAACCCGCTTTATACCCATCCAACCCGTTTGACAAATACGGGTGCTGGTCCGGGTCAGCCACCATACTCCCTGGTAAAGGACCGGTGATCCTTTACACCGGAGTCATTGACAATCGCAGCAGCGAGGTCCAATTGTACGCCGTACCCGAAAATAAATCAGACCCGTTTTTAAGAAAATGGGTAAAGCCGAAATCTTTTAACCCAATCATCAAAGCAGAAGGCGCCATCAATGCCAGCGCGTTCCGTGACCCCACGACTGCATGGTGGAGTAGGGATGGACACTGGAGGATATTGATCGGTGGCGGTAGGAAAAATAGAGGCATGGCCTACACATACAAAAGCAAGGATTTTCTGAAATGGATGAAGGTGAAGCACCCGATCCATTCGGTTGAGTCAACGGGCACGTGGGAGTGCCCGGATTTTTACCCGGTTTCTTTGAAAGGGAAAAATGGGTTAGACTTATCGACGGTCGGGAAGAGTGTTAAGCATGTTCTTAAGAATAGTCTTGACAAAACTAGGTATGAGTACTACACAATTGGAAGGTATTTGAGGAAATGTGATAAGTATATTCCGGATAACACTTCAGAGGATGGTTGGGGTGGTCTCAGATATGATTATGGAAATTTTTATGCTTCCAAATCATTCTTTGACCCAAGCAAGAATAGAAGGGTTTTGTGGGCATGGGCAAATGAATCTGATTCCAAAGAAGATGATGTTAAGAAAGGATGGGCAGGAATTCAAGTAAgctatcaattttttaattatttatttattattccttCTAATAATCTTTTTAATGTCAGTCAATTCCGAGAACTGTTTGGCTTGATTCTCATGGGAGACAATTAGTGCAATGGCCTGTGGAGGAATTAAACAGTctgagagagaaagaagtgaAACTAAGCAACCGAAAGCTGAAAAAGGGAGAGTATTTTAAAGTGACAGGGATCACTGCAGCTCAGGTAAGAAATTAATGCATTAAGTATTTCtgcattaattataattagggTATGAAAATGAGGTTTTGTAATGCAGGCTGATGTGGAAATAACCTTCTCATTCTCAAGCTTGGAGAAGGCAGAAGCATTTGATTCAAGCTGGGTGAAGGCAGAGAATGTATGTGAAGAAAAGGGTTCAAGGAATGAAGGAGGGGTTGGGCCATTTGGACTTTTGACATTGGCTTCTGAAAAATTGGAAGAGTTCACACCTGTCTTCTTCAGAGTTTTCAAAGCTCCAAAAAACCATGTCATTCTCATGTGCTCTGATGCTACAAGGTTACTCAACTATATTCCAATTTGccttttcaaaatctctttcttTCTGCATCTTTTCTCATTAActtcatttttcacttctttcACAGTTCCTCCTTGAAGAGAGAACTCTACAAGCCATCATTTGCAGGTTTTCTGGATATCGATTTATCCCACAATAGAAAACTCTCTCTCAGAAGTTTGGTAAGTGCTAATAATCTCATGAAGCTGAAGTAGAATACAGCAATAGTATATGCTTAATactgttttatatttaattttgatgacAGATTGATCACTCAGTGGTGGAAAGTTTTGGTGGTGGAGGCAAAACAaacatcttatctagggtttatcCAACGCTAGCCGTAAAGAAAAAGGCTCACTTGTTTGTCTTCAACAACGGTACCGAGCATATCACTGTGGAGAACATGAAAGCTTGGAGCATGAAATCTGCACGTCGAAATTAATAATCTGctactaattattataaataaatcaataaaattcaaataatattagcATATAGCCTTCTTTCGATGGTGCTATTACCCGCACATATAGTTATAATACATTTACATATGGTTTAATTGTATGTGATTGGAATTTTAGTGTATGagttactaattttaatatattcaatataaaaatatcattgcaTTTCAATCTTATTAATTTAGTTATGAATTTGTAATTGTTAGAAATATAAGTGGAGATTAGTAGAgaagatataaattaaatttttttaacatttttctagaaactttcaaaagaaaatactttattcaaatttatgaaaattaattttgaataataataataataatttcgttaagaaaaattatgttcaaCTTTAAACAAGCTTAcattcctatatatatatatatatatatatatatatatatatatatattaagtttttaaattataccatttaataatgaaaataatttgagacaagaatataaaaaagtaagaattttacttatttacctttattatttgaaatttacgttaacttatttattatcttgattaagttaatatataccaatttcaaatttttattgaaattttaagaaaagaaaaagaaaaattatatatcacaaCATTACTTGTGAAATTATCATAAGTAAATTCTCTTAAAGAACCTAAGTCtaaaagttgaaaaatgtttatacaaCAACATCACATAGAcatactttaaacttaattaatgaAGAAAGAATGATGATATATTCTGTTCAAACTATTATTTATATGACTTAGGTAGAAAAGGTTTAATAAATAGCTTTCATAATGCAAACTTCTCGTTTTGAAATTTTCCGGACTTGAAAAacttaacattttcatatttaaacaGAGGAAGAAACTCAGTtctatatttcatatttaacaAGAGGTGATTGATTATTGTTCTTCTAGTTGTATAATatgtcattattttttcttcgaAAAGAACTTCTTTATGAAGagttgagaataaaataattgttgcAAATCTCTTTTCAAGTAATAGATACGTTAAAATGTAAATGTTCTCCacaatatttctataatattgagtgtattttatttctttacgCAACTTATCTGAATTACAACAGAACTTATTAGACATAGGTTGATAACTCTTTTTTCTTCGACAAAAAACACAAGACTTCACACAACTAGTTGATTACACAACACTCACATTCTACCTAAAAAATTTGGCACGGATTAATTTGAGATCTATTTggtatttttacattaaattggATCATAAACTTCAATCTTTTGTGAAGTCTTTATTATATAAtcaatcttattattttaaattgctttctataactttataattattttgtcaaaaataaatatttttctcattattaaAGTTTCTTATCCTAAATTTAGTAAATAACCATAATTTAACTTAATCACATTAGTCTTTTGATTCACGTtttacttgtatgatttggtatattcatcaatttttgtattaagTTTTTGGTTTTGTTAACGAAGACAAACATTTTGCTtacttaattatgttttatttacaaattttagtataaattgtttatatacttttctatttttaagtataattaacttttacatataaattaattattactattcATCGATCTATTCTAGTGTTTCCTTGTTTCGTATAGACGTGAAATAAGGAAAGAGCGCACCAAAAACACCAactaatcataataataacaagCTTCGAGTTAAAATACTTTAAACAAGTGTTTATTGGGACAAGTGCTTGTTGGGAGACTCAATATTTTctaagttttcaatttttcttagtctttattttttatttaaattttattttccagcGATGGGTTACTATATGCTCGCCTAGTGAGTGGTcacaatatttttctaaaaaaaattaaaaattatgttttactttacttttctttttctttttatttatttatgcttgatgtaccttttatttttctttattattttcttgtttagtAGTATTTTAACTTGTGTCTAAACttacttaattattaatttgtatcTTGCTCTAATCATGTCTTTGAATTTAATCATATGAATTGAATGTTTGGATGATCAAGTATGTTAGATAGTCTCCAGCATGATTTTCTTgtcacataattatatatatagttgagATAACTTGTGACATACGTTGATTGCGAGATGATTCAGTATGTTTCCATTTAGTCGGTCCTTGTTCAATGTAAGAATATGAccatacttttttatatttgattgttgtggGCTTCTGTGTAGAGAGTTGTAAGGCAAGCAGTTATTTTTATGGAATTGATTTTCTTATGATTCTTGTTAATGTAGTTACATAAAGGTTAGAAAAgataaggtttaatacctattttgatcCCTCTTTTcggggggtttgttcaaagtggtcctcccttttttaaaaagttcactaaagtcctacttttttcaaaaactgtgcaagttagtcctttttgctaacagcGTTAATTCTTCTAACGGCAAAACTGCCAACtagaaaatatttgatgacttgtacaaataaaattcgttgtagtcctcatattggtttaaaaatgtttattatggtCCTcgtgttggtttaaaaatgtttattgtggtccccctttaaaaatgtttattatggGTGTTTTAGCAGCATACAACTATGTTGGAATGCTTGATCAAGCGCTCAACTACTTAGAGACAAGAAGCGGCttcacaaatttgtcaatgGAAAATGCTTTTGTGGaaatttttgtggttttctCTAAAAGCAGCAGCTAAAATTTCATGTGTTACAATCCAAAACTGATGAGTTCTTTTTTCACATCTCCACACTTACTAATATAACACGTGAAACTACATTGATAAACTTCAAATTAT
The genomic region above belongs to Vigna radiata var. radiata cultivar VC1973A unplaced genomic scaffold, Vradiata_ver6 scaffold_452, whole genome shotgun sequence and contains:
- the LOC106754384 gene encoding beta-fructofuranosidase, insoluble isoenzyme 1-like; this translates as MALPICVTIILISSLFLISNDGVEAFHSIYPDLQSISVPSVTKLHRTAYHFQPRRNWINDPNGPMYYNGVYHLFYQYNPKGAVWGNIIWGHAVSKDLINWKELEPALYPSNPFDKYGCWSGSATILPGKGPVILYTGVIDNRSSEVQLYAVPENKSDPFLRKWVKPKSFNPIIKAEGAINASAFRDPTTAWWSRDGHWRILIGGGRKNRGMAYTYKSKDFLKWMKVKHPIHSVESTGTWECPDFYPVSLKGKNGLDLSTVGKSVKHVLKNSLDKTRYEYYTIGRYLRKCDKYIPDNTSEDGWGGLRYDYGNFYASKSFFDPSKNRRVLWAWANESDSKEDDVKKGWAGIQSIPRTVWLDSHGRQLVQWPVEELNSLREKEVKLSNRKLKKGEYFKVTGITAAQADVEITFSFSSLEKAEAFDSSWVKAENVCEEKGSRNEGGVGPFGLLTLASEKLEEFTPVFFRVFKAPKNHVILMCSDATSSSLKRELYKPSFAGFLDIDLSHNRKLSLRSLIDHSVVESFGGGGKTNILSRVYPTLAVKKKAHLFVFNNGTEHITVENMKAWSMKSARRN